A genomic window from Hyla sarda isolate aHylSar1 chromosome 10, aHylSar1.hap1, whole genome shotgun sequence includes:
- the LOC130293696 gene encoding phospholipase A2 homolog otoconin-22-like isoform X1 encodes MAKGLAIGLAVIGVIALVTSTPAQFDEMIKVTTIIYGLANFSDYGCHCGDNILGRPVDPVDWCCHERACCHNEAELSGCNPVTQSYRFYVEEEQKVKCMKARDRCEKMVCECDEKAANCFRKELESYNVYFRNFSALGVCRGPRPFC; translated from the exons ATGGCAAAGGGTCTCGCAATAGGACTGGCGGTGATAGGCG TCATCGCTCTGGTCACCAGCACCCCGGCACAGTTTGATGAAATGATTAAGGTGACTACCATCATCTATGGTCTGGCCAACTTCTCGGACTATGGCTGCCATTGTGGTGACAACATCCTAGGAAGGCCTGTGGATCCCGTTGACTG GTGCTGCCATGAACGGGCCTGCTGTCACAATGAGGCTGAACTTAGCGGCTGTAATCCAGTCACCCAGTCCTACCGATTCTATGTAGAGGAGGAGCAAAAAGTTAAATGTA TGAAAGCTCGTGATCGCTGTGAGAAGATGGTCTGCGAGTGCGACGAAAAGGCCGCAAACTGTTTCCGGAAGGAGCTGGAAAGTTACAATGTGTATTTCCGCAATTTCTCCGCGTTGGGGGTCTGCAGAGGGCCCAGACCTTTCTGCTAG
- the LOC130293696 gene encoding phospholipase A2 homolog otoconin-22-like isoform X2 — MAHPQYQIRVIALVTSTPAQFDEMIKVTTIIYGLANFSDYGCHCGDNILGRPVDPVDWCCHERACCHNEAELSGCNPVTQSYRFYVEEEQKVKCMKARDRCEKMVCECDEKAANCFRKELESYNVYFRNFSALGVCRGPRPFC; from the exons ATGGCCCATCCTCAATATCAGATTAGAG TCATCGCTCTGGTCACCAGCACCCCGGCACAGTTTGATGAAATGATTAAGGTGACTACCATCATCTATGGTCTGGCCAACTTCTCGGACTATGGCTGCCATTGTGGTGACAACATCCTAGGAAGGCCTGTGGATCCCGTTGACTG GTGCTGCCATGAACGGGCCTGCTGTCACAATGAGGCTGAACTTAGCGGCTGTAATCCAGTCACCCAGTCCTACCGATTCTATGTAGAGGAGGAGCAAAAAGTTAAATGTA TGAAAGCTCGTGATCGCTGTGAGAAGATGGTCTGCGAGTGCGACGAAAAGGCCGCAAACTGTTTCCGGAAGGAGCTGGAAAGTTACAATGTGTATTTCCGCAATTTCTCCGCGTTGGGGGTCTGCAGAGGGCCCAGACCTTTCTGCTAG